The Lolium rigidum isolate FL_2022 chromosome 2, APGP_CSIRO_Lrig_0.1, whole genome shotgun sequence genomic interval CCTCTTCAGGCAATCGTACATGACCACCGGAGACACTAGCTTGCAACAACTTTGTGATCCCGCGGTGAACCCAACAAAATCCACCGCGTGACATGATCACCCCATCCTAATCTGACGGCTCACAAAAGGGCATTGGATGATCCAACGGTGGAATGATCATGTAGCTTTGCAATGTCCACCGGCAAAGTTTATAAATTGACCCAAGATGATGCAATGTTGCACACTTCGCAAGTTCACCGGGCACTCTGTTCCTTCCCTACCACTGTTGTTCAGTGAGTTCTCTCTCTCTGCCCCAGGTAGAATACTTTAGAAAAACTTATCATCTATGAACTGCAATCTAGTACACGAAGAAAGGTTTGTTAATCTAACATATTGTCCATGCACATGTAGTAAATAGCTTATAGGGAAGAAAGTACTGCATTACTCTATAAATAGATattaaaatttatcaaaatttagatgtatctagatgttatttagtgtctagatacatctagatttacACAAACCTCAGAAATCTATTTATAGATGGCGAAAGTACTAACGAGCTGATGCACCACTAAGGTATACTGTCGCGGATCTTTGGGCCGAAATATTGCTGACGTCTTATATAGTGGTACACCGCTAATAAACAGGTTATTGGTGGCATACTAGCCAAATAGCACGCCACCAAATGTGGATATGTTCTCAACTGCCGGTGGTCGTGTGAGACAGTATCACACGCTGCAAATACACCACGCGCTCGTTGCAACGGGATGCGTGTCACTCTGTTATCACCTGGGCTTGGGAAATTTTGCACGCTGCTATTACTTGCTGCCTTGAAGCCCACCGAAGTGTGACCTTTACCTTGCGAGTAAGCCCACTTCGGTGCCCTATGACCCCCTGATATTTTTTTCCTTCTACCTCCGGCCCGCCGCAAAAACTCCTCCCCTCTCGTCCAcatatctcttctctctccccttgGCTCATCTCTCTCCCTCGTCCCACACATCACCATGACACCACAGTGCGCAACGCCACCTAGTCCCGACCACCGAAGACCCCACAAGCCTAACGCACCGCACCACTAACCCCGGACCACCTCCCTCCTCATGCCCTGCTCCTACAACAAAGGGTGGACCTAGCATCCCTCTTGCCCGGCAGCCGCCCGGGCTTCCGGCCAGCCGGCATGCTTATTTTTCCACTACTTTATATATATTTGATACAAAATTAGCACACTAATCCTATTTTGGCCAGACTTCAAAATTTTCTTGGGTCCGCTTATGCCTACGACCTACAACCTGTCTACATGCCTGCTGCTCGAATCTGCCATCGCCGGTGAAGGAGTCCTCATCTCTAACGTCCTCGATAGCCTATTTTCCTACTGGTCATGTATGCACTATGAGATGATGATATCCTAACACATTGTCCACGTATTTTCTTCTCCTAGGCATTAATCAGATGGTTTAGATTAAACTCTAGTAACCAGGAAAATGATGTTTTCCATGAATATAATATTTCATTTCCAATCTTGGCAGGAAAAAGGGTATCAATTCACTACAAAACTGGTGCAATTGCTGGTTATATTAGCCAAGACAATGTGCAAGTTGGTGGTCTAGTTGTGAAATATCAGGTTTACGCGCTGCACCAGAAGGACACATTTATATTATGCAATGTGATGTGCATCCTATTTCAGATTATACTAATTTTATTATTGCTGCCCTATTAGAATTTTATTGAAGCTTCGTTGGAACCAAGTATTACTTTCATGCTTGGAAAATTTGATGGCATTGTTGGTCTTGGGTTTAAAGAAATGTCATTCGGGGGTGCCGAACCTATTTGGTGAGAAATGTTGCCTGACTGAATTTGTCTGTTTTTCCTATTTATTAACACTATCAACACTAGACATGACTATTTTAATTTATGTGTATTGTTTTATGTATTATATTAATATCTAAATGGTGCACTGTGGGTTCTTCTAATTTACTGGCATATCGTATCACCAAATGTGTATCATATAACAAGATTTCTTATTCCTGACATCACAAGCGAAATTATAGGTATAACATGGTTAGCCAAGGTCTGGTTGGTAGCCCCGTTTTCTCACTCTGGTTCAATCGACATGCTGGTCAAGTGAAGGGAGGAGAAATAGTTTTTGGAGGAGTTGATCCTAATCATTACAAGGGAAGACATACATATGTCTCTGTTACTAAGAAGGGATACTGGAAGGTGAAACCATTTCGTTTAGTTGAGTAATCTTGAAATTCAAGATGGAATAACTAGTTTGTGCTCATATATTTTGCCCCACTTGCTTCAGTTTGACATGGGTGACGTCTTGATTGGAGGAAACTCCACAGGTACTAACATGTCATTTTGTCATGATAAATCGTACACAGTATATGCTCGTATATAAATACAAAAtgtttttaatcattctcttataCCCCTATTTCTATTAGGATTATGTAAATCTGgttgtgcagcaatagtagactcGGGAACTTCATTTCTTACTGGCCCCACGGTATGTGTTTGAGATCTATTCATGTTTATTCCCATAAGTAAGGAAAGAGgctttagttaatgcatctaaccTTGATTTATCGATAAAACCTCACAATCAACATTTCTAGTAACCTAAACGAGACATTCCTTCGCTATTTAGGCCATAACCCATATGCTTTTGCCTTGAATTTTACGTTTTAGTGGAGGAAATGTCCATTGTGAAGATAAAATGTATGGTTAGATCCATTGTAGATGTTTCTTTTGATTGAATTATGGTAGTTACAGTagaaggaaaagctcaataaaaaacTTTAAATATATAATTTTTGCAATTACCATCTCCTTAGAAGCAGAACTAGTAATATTACATAATGTGAAGATCATCAAAATAAAACCTAATAGGCCAGCATGACACGTTTTGAAGCATATTAGGTATAACATCTTTGTCGACAGCTCATAGAGTCATCTCCAGTGGGTTCATTTTCCATTCTTTTCCTTTAGTCTCTATGTGTTTGCTGAATCAGTACTGAAATATATACAGGCGATAATTACTGAAATAAATTGGAGAATTGGTATACCTAGGAGAGTGAGCAAAGCGTGCAAGAACGTTGTTTCAAAGTTTGGGCGGCAGATCCTGGATTTGCTGCTAAAGCGGGTTTGCTCATTTCCAAAAGTTGCTTTCTAGCTTGATCAGTGATGCATAAGGCTTATAAAATCTTCTTTTCCGGGACTATGATGCAGATATTGCTAAGAAGGATATGTGACATACTTCGTTTATGTTTATTTGTTGGACCTCATGGTGTAAGGTAAGAGTTGAGTCTCCCTTGTACCTTTTGTAGTTATGGATGTTCTGCACAACATATATGCTGTGAAATATGCATTAAAACATGAAACATTGATATTGTGCAAGTAAGAGGATAATTAGTGTGTGGGCAATTATAGTGTATATAATATGTATTCATAAATACAGATGATATGAACTCATTAATACATATGATTTATATGTCAGAATATTGCTCGCGCATTCTGTTTACAACACTTTGAAAATACCTTCATTTGTTATGTCTCTTATTTACAACCGCATACAGGGCGACGTATACAACATACATCGGCAGAGCCATGACAACAATCTTTTGTAGTCATTTCCAAGGCGTGTAGTTAAATATATGTATTGATACCCCGAGGATAATTTATGTAGTAGTGTTAATTGCCATATTTTGTAGTACCAACAAAAAAGGATCATCTATGCAGTAGTGTTAATTGTCATATTTCTCAACGTACCGAAATTCTTTGATTTGCTTGGAATAATTTTCCCTAGCCGGCACTGAAGGAATTTAGAATTCAATAGATGAAGAGTGGAAGTGCATACAGAAGTAGGTTTGGTCTCCTTTTGACCATTCACATTGTTTTCCTTATGTCCCGATGGTTGACATTGTTACGTTCCTTCCAATGTACATAGTGACGACAACGCCGGTATTCAAAGTTTAGAAGATGAAGTTAGGACATCAAATGGTTTTATTGTGTGCAAAGCTTGTGAATGGATTGTTCAATGGGCGGTGAAGCATATTGCAGATAATCAGACTGAGGATTCTATATTGCATACCATTAACGAGGCATGTTTCCTACCTTGTAATACCAATGGAAGAATCACACTGTAACACAGTTGAACCCGAAAAAAAATCTAACTTATTCAACTTTGCAGATGTGTGACCATATTCCTATCCCTGCGGGAGAATCATTCGTGGATTGTGGAGAACTTAAATTCATGCCTGACATCgccttctccatcgggaccaaacAGTTTGTGCTCAAACCCGAACAAGTATTGCTTCTTGTCCCGGGTTATTACCTCTCGTATTTTATGCGCGTCCAGATTATCTATCAGTTTTAGCAAGTATCATTTTTGTACTAAGATTCCATATGTTGTTCCCGCAGATTTTTTGAAGATTCGGTCCTTACTATATCAGTTATCAATTATAAAATCTTACGTGCATATAAAATTGAAGAGCCACACAAGCTTTATTATCGGTTAGTGCTGATTTGGTTTGACTTGTGTTTCTGTTGTCCAGTACAAAGTGAAGATTGGTGAGGGTGATGATACCCGGTGCATGAGTGGATTCTCAGCTATGGACGCTCCTCCTTCCGGTGGCCATCTCTGGTAAAGTTATACACGTGTTATGATCTCACAGCTTTCTTGGAATCAATATAAAAGTTGTTTGTGATACCACTTCTCCAGAAAAAATATAATGTTTCTTAGTTTCAGAGTTTTAGAAATTATTAGGcgttaaaaagaaaagaaaaaagagaaagatGTTTGCATCTTCAAAACTGAAAGCAAACGCTCCATGAACTTGCTGTCCTCGGTTCTAACAATGAGAAATTGGTGTCGCAGGATCTTGGGTGATATATTCATGGAAGCCTATCACACGGTCTTTGACTATGGAAATATGAAGATTGGGTTCGCCGAGACAGCATAAGTGTTGTTCATGAGCTCTTCCTGCCGGTCTGATGTCCGATCGGCAAAAAAACATGAATGTGCATATTTGCGTGCTACTAATAATGCCAGTGTGGTCCAAGATAATAAACCTGTACATTATCATATGTCCAAGGCACTGCTGCAATGCAAGCAGACTTTCGTCATAAACTTTGCCACATGATAGCTATCTCGTGATTCCGAATCCTCTCGAGAAGAGCTTAACTCGCACATGTAAAACACACACGCACATTCTTACTCTGTGATGGCGTGCTGTTGATCACTTTAACGAATTGGCTAGTTGCCGCCATTGCTGCCCTCTACTCGGGCCAATGCCTTGCCAAGCAGCTTGAGCTTCCAGCTCTGCGACGTGACGATGAGGGTGGTGGACGGTGGCGCCTCGGTGAAGATGACGTCGTAGCCGTTCCCGTAGGATTCCATGCCGTCAGCCATGAGCTGCCAAAAGAGGCCCGCCCACGGCCAGCCCGCCCGTCCGCGTCGACTGGTAGATCTTGGCgtacaccatgccgaactgggcgTCCCGCTGCGCACTGGTGAACCCAGAGTCTCTGCGTGCGACTTGCCGAACTCGTGGATCAGCAGCGGCTTCCGCAGCGTGCACATGAACGTAACTCGGTCCAGGTATACTCGATCCTCGTGTCTTCCGCCTGGGTGCGCTGTTCCGCAGACATGAAGGAATGGTACGGCGTCGAAAGAAGGACACCTAATCGAACCACACCTAATCAATCGATCAATCAGCCCCGCGTTCCAGCAGCAGGTCAACCACTTTGTTTCACCGCTCGATTGTTTTCCTGAGTCGCGACAGTCGTCCTCCATCTACATGCACGTGCACATACGCAAGATCGATCGATCCTTCTATTGTTCTCTCTTCAACTTAATTAGCTACTGCTGGTGAATATTACAACATCAGGTCCCAACGAGTTTATTCACCAAGGAGCACGTTACTAACTACTACTAGTATTACGGGAAATCAATCCCGCGCCAGCTTGATTGTCGGCTCGTCGCACACTTACGTCTCCATGCCACGAGAAAATTAAGGGAGGAGCTGAATCTTCTTCTTATCTCTCTCTTCTTCACGTACACGCGTCTTCGCTTTAGTTTCTGAGCGAACTCGTTCCAAAAATACAATTGATGAGCTAAATAATCAATCAAACCATCATTTCGGCACCACTAGAGACGAAGcaattagtgctacatatggtttTACCGGGCTTCAAATGAATGCCCGACATATTCACACATTTCGGTCAAAATTTATATTCCGAAAAGCAAAGGAACAACCAAAATTGCATGGCCGAGATTCACCGGTTTCGGTCAATTCTTGGACATAATAATGGAACAACCAAAACTTTAATTCCGGAACAAAATTTGGATTTCCGGATCAAAGTACTTTGACTTCACCTTCGGCGTAAAAAAAGTGCCCGCTGACGCCTTTGTGGACCGTGATTTTTGACATCGGCGAACCTAGTAATGACTCGGCCGCCAAACTCGCCGCACGTCTCGGGGTTGTACCTCGCGATGATCATGTCGATCGCCGCCTCCAGCCCTAGCGGGATCGGCGCCACTGTTGACTTTGGTGGTGTCCACCGCCGACTATGACACTTTGTGGCCCACATCCGCGTCCATCTCTCCTCCATGCCAAACATATGCCGCAGGAGGACCGGTTACAAAACACATGGCAGCTAGCAGCAATCAAACACAAACGGATGGATTTGATCCGGCTACCAACTAGTACGCAACAACGGCGATGACGGAACTCGATCGTGGCTAGTGATGGGTTGGATGTCCCGATGCCAGCGGTGGCAAGATTAACAAGAGGTACAATAATAGTTGTAGTAGATGGAGGGAATGACCGGAGTGCAACAATCGTGTATGTCTCTAGGTACAGATTCGTGCCTTAGCTTTAAGCCGGTTGACCCTTACCTTGGTCTACACTTAGCTTATCGTCATGCCGTATTCCAGCGTATCCCGGTTATCCGGCATATTAATCTTATGCCGGCTAATTACACCCAATCTTAACCTACTAGGGGTTATCCCCTCCGACAATATTAAACTAATGTTCCTGTAACTATACTCGTTTAACTGTGATATGTGTATGCGTGTAATAATTCTAGTTTAATGTACATATTATATGCATGTAATTACTCATGTTACTTTCGTGGCTTCGGTTTCTGCAAGAAAGCCTCTTGAGCCATTTTATGTCATGTACGAATGTACGATGCTTATTCCTGGATCTCTAATTTATCATAGCAGGCTAATATCCTTTCTATGATGGGTCGTGGGCACGCCGTGTCATATACTAAACTGGCAAACTAGGCCGAATATAATCCAGTCGTGAAGATATAAATGTTTCATCTCATAAAGGGTCATGCCATATTTTTAACTGGGCCGAACTAGAAATCCAGCCCAGCTATAACAGGCCTCGTGTTGCGGGCTTCGAACGGGCCTATTTTTAACTTGGCCGAACTAGAAATCCGGCCCAGCTATAAGCAGGCCTCGCGTTGCGGGCTTCCAACACGTGGCTATTTCTTATTCACCCACCTGGTGGAAAGTGCAATCACTAGTACAAAAAAGGGCTTCCGtccaggcctttagtaccggtttccttacgaaccggtactaaagggtgcattagtaccggttgcactgcccaggcctttagtaccggttcgtaaggacatttagtaccggttcgtgtcacgaaccggtattaaagggttaggttcagccggaaaacctttagtaccggttcgtgacatgaCCCTGTACTAAAGGTTtacctgctccccacgcacctcgacCCCTCCCCCctatggatcgccttttttgctttgtaaaatacaaatgaaaatgatagaaaattcaaaaaataaaatgttttcacattcttatatgttatgcaacctactattcggtgaaattaagaaattcgaattttgactttttttgcaaaaaaagtttgagaaacggtaaaaccgcattaatttttgcatacgacatcggaaaaaaaataatatatcaaaatcatcttgGGGAAAAGTTCTCTCTTCAACTTAATTAGCTACTGCTGGTGAATATTACAACATCAGGTCCCAATGAGTTTATTCACCAAGGAGGATGTTACTAACTACTAGTATTACGGGAAATCAATCCCGCACCAGCTTGGTCGTCGGCTCGTCGCACACTTACGTCTCCACCCCACGAGCAAACTAAGGGAGGAGCTGGATCTTCTTCTTATCTCTCTCTTCTTCACGTACATGCGTCTTGGCTTTAGTTTCCGAGCAAACTCGTTCCAAAAATACAATCGATGAGCTAAATAATCAATCAAACCATCATTTTATATTCCGAAAAACAAAGGAACAACCAAAATTGCATGGCCGAGATTCACCGGTTTCGGCCAATTCCTGGACATAATAATGGAACAACCAAAACTTTAATTCCGGAACGAAATTTGGATTTCTGGCTCAAAGTACTTTGACTTCACCTTTGCCATAAAAAAAGTGCCCGCAGACGCCTTCGTGGACCGTGATTTTTGACATCGGCTAACCTAGTAATGACTCGGCCGCCAAACTCGCCgcacgtctgatacgtctccgacgtatcgataatttcttatgttctatgccatattattgatgatacctacatgttttatgcacactttatgtcatattcgtgcattttctggaactaacctattaacaagatgccgaagtgccgctgtcgttttctcgctgtttttggtttcgtaaatcctagtaacgaaatattctcggaattggacgaaatcaaagacccagggtcctattttgccac includes:
- the LOC124690020 gene encoding aspartic proteinase oryzasin-1-like — encoded protein: MEQSRKSSEKEKVALRQAQEAIVAKESAIAEATQATTRENFMLELMTEASLDMTGKRVSIHYKTGAIAGYISQDNVQVGGLVVKYQNFIEASLEPSITFMLGKFDGIVGLGFKEMSFGGAEPIWYNMVSQGLVGSPVFSLWFNRHAGQVKGGEIVFGGVDPNHYKGRHTYVSVTKKGYWKFDMGDVLIGGNSTGLCKSGCAAIVDSGTSFLTGPTAIITEINWRIGIPRRVSKACKNVVSKFGRQILDLLLKRILLRRICDILRLCLFVGPHGVSDDNAGIQSLEDEVRTSNGFIVCKACEWIVQWAVKHIADNQTEDSILHTINEMCDHIPIPAGESFVDCGELKFMPDIAFSIGTKQFVLKPEQYKVKIGEGDDTRCMSGFSAMDAPPSGGHLWILGDIFMEAYHTVFDYGNMKIGFAETA